The window CTTCCGCTTCATATTTGCCACCGACCATGAAACCGGAGATGTTCTGGAGGAACAGGAGCGGCACGCGGCGCTGGCAAGCCAGTTCGATGAAATGCGCGCCCTTGAGCGCGCTTTCAGAGAACAGCACGCCGTTATTGGCGAGGATCGCCACCGGCATGCCCCAGATGCGCGCGAAACCGCAGACCAGAGTGGTGCCGTAGAGCGACTTGAACTCATGGAGTTCCGATCCGTCGACGATGCGCGCAATGACCTCGCGCACATCATAGGGCGCGCGCACGTCCTGCGGCACGATGCCATAGAGGTCTTCTGGCGCATGGAGAGGCGGGCGCGGCGCCTGCAGGTCGATGTCGAGCGCCTTGGGCCGATTGAGGGTCGCGACGATGTCGCGCACGATCGTGAGCGCGTGCGCGTCACTCTCTGCGACATGATCGACGACCCCGGATTTGCGCCCATGGGTTTCGGCGCCGCCCAGATCCTCGGCCGAGATGATCTCGCCGGTCGCGGCCTTCACCAGCGGCGGACCGGCGAGGAAGATCGTGCCCTGGTTTCGCACGATGATCGTCTCGTCCGACATGGCGGGCACATAGGCGCCGCCCGCCGTGCAGCTGCCCATCACGCAGGCGATCTGGGGGATGCCCTGTGCCGACATCTGGGCCTGATTATAGAAGATGCGCCCGAAATGATCGCGGTCGGGGAAGACGTCCGCCTGATGCGGCAGGTTCGCGCCGCCCGAGTCCACGAGGTAGAGGCACGGCAGCCGGTTCTCGCGGGCGATCTCCTGCGCCCGCAGATGCTTCTTCACCGTCATCGGGAAATAGGCGCCGCCCTTCACCGTCGAATCATTGGCAAGGATCATGCACTCGCGACCCGAAACCCGGCCGACACCGCCGATCACCCCAGCGCCAGGCGCCGCGCCCTCATACATATCGCCGGCAGCGAGCTGCCCGATTTCAAGGAAAGGCGCGCCGGGATCGAGCAACCGCTCCACCCGGTCGCGCGGCAGCAGCTTGCCCCGGGCCACATGCCGTTCGCGCGCCGCATCCGATCCGCCCCGCGCGGCGGCCGCGACCTTCGTGCGCAGATCCTCGGCGAGAGCACGGTTATGCCCGACATTGTCGCGAAATATGTCGCTTTCGCGCGAGATCGCCG is drawn from Novosphingobium decolorationis and contains these coding sequences:
- a CDS encoding carboxyl transferase domain-containing protein, whose translation is MSGPVIQTAISRESDIFRDNVGHNRALAEDLRTKVAAAARGGSDAARERHVARGKLLPRDRVERLLDPGAPFLEIGQLAAGDMYEGAAPGAGVIGGVGRVSGRECMILANDSTVKGGAYFPMTVKKHLRAQEIARENRLPCLYLVDSGGANLPHQADVFPDRDHFGRIFYNQAQMSAQGIPQIACVMGSCTAGGAYVPAMSDETIIVRNQGTIFLAGPPLVKAATGEIISAEDLGGAETHGRKSGVVDHVAESDAHALTIVRDIVATLNRPKALDIDLQAPRPPLHAPEDLYGIVPQDVRAPYDVREVIARIVDGSELHEFKSLYGTTLVCGFARIWGMPVAILANNGVLFSESALKGAHFIELACQRRVPLLFLQNISGFMVGGKYEAEGIAKNGAKLVTAVATASVPKITVLIGGSFGAGNYGMCGRAYQPRFLFTWPNARISVMGGEQAASVLATVHRDADRWTHEEAEAFKAPIRQKYEEEGNPYHATARLWDDGVIDLVQTRDVLGLAFAATLNAPIPDRAQFGIFRM